From the candidate division WOR-3 bacterium genome, one window contains:
- the ligA gene encoding NAD-dependent DNA ligase LigA, producing the protein MIPPEIKKEIEELRKKINYHNYRYYVLNEPEISDYEFDKLMERLKKLEEEYPEAWDPNSPTQRVGGEPLEGFSHVIHDPPMLSLDNTYEEKELEEFEKRVLRHLEDRVEVIEWVIEQKIDGVAVSLEYEKGKFVRGSTRGDGTTGDDITQNLRTIKSLPLQLFEEGEKYDRIEVRGEVFMPISSFITLNKEKEEKGEPLFANPRNATAGTLKSLDPKVVAERNLDIYIHSYGKLPKEIRTHIEALNFLEKLGFKISPLREVRRGVKLAKDLIEEWKEKRFELPYQTDGLVFKVNDLELRERLGTTTKSPRWAVAFKFPAERKPTYLKEIKISIGRTGIATPVAILEPVLIAGTTVSRASLFNEDEIKKKDIRVGDEVFVEKGGDIIPYVVGVNKLARKGTERKFKFPEKCPECGEKLIRPEGEAYYRCINIQCPAQIKKKILHYGSRDGMNIEGLGDVLVDQLVEKKLVSNFADLYHLKIEGIENLERMGKKSAQNLLNSIEDSKNRPFDRLIYSLGIPFVGTYAAKLLTEAFPSIEKLKNAKMEELLRIKGIGENTASSVFSFFRNEKNLSVIEELKKVGVKMESEKIEEKDLPLKGKIFVFTGELKKYTRREAEEIVEKLGGRATSSVSKNTNFVVVGENPGSKFKKAQELGVKTITEEEFLKIIQK; encoded by the coding sequence ATGATTCCACCCGAGATAAAAAAAGAGATTGAAGAACTCAGAAAAAAAATAAATTACCACAATTACAGATATTACGTTTTGAACGAGCCAGAAATATCTGATTACGAATTTGACAAATTAATGGAGAGATTAAAAAAACTTGAAGAAGAATATCCGGAAGCCTGGGATCCAAATTCTCCAACTCAAAGAGTGGGAGGAGAACCATTAGAGGGTTTCTCCCATGTAATCCACGATCCTCCAATGCTTTCTTTAGACAACACTTATGAGGAAAAAGAGCTTGAAGAGTTTGAGAAAAGAGTTCTAAGACATCTTGAGGACCGCGTTGAAGTTATAGAATGGGTAATTGAACAAAAGATTGATGGAGTCGCTGTTTCTCTTGAGTATGAAAAAGGAAAATTTGTAAGGGGTTCAACTAGAGGAGATGGAACAACAGGAGACGATATAACCCAAAACCTAAGAACAATTAAGAGTCTTCCTCTCCAATTATTTGAAGAAGGAGAAAAGTATGACCGGATTGAAGTAAGAGGAGAGGTTTTTATGCCAATTTCTTCTTTTATAACCCTAAACAAGGAAAAGGAAGAAAAAGGAGAGCCTCTTTTTGCAAATCCAAGAAACGCAACAGCAGGCACACTAAAAAGCCTTGACCCTAAAGTCGTGGCAGAAAGAAATCTCGACATTTATATACATTCATACGGAAAGCTACCAAAAGAAATCAGAACCCATATAGAAGCCCTCAATTTCTTAGAAAAATTAGGTTTCAAAATTAGCCCCCTAAGGGAAGTGCGGCGTGGTGTAAAACTTGCGAAAGATTTAATAGAAGAATGGAAAGAGAAAAGATTTGAGTTACCTTACCAAACAGATGGCCTTGTTTTCAAAGTAAATGACCTTGAGCTTAGAGAACGCCTCGGCACAACAACGAAATCTCCAAGATGGGCTGTTGCCTTTAAATTTCCTGCAGAAAGAAAGCCCACTTATCTAAAAGAAATAAAAATTTCTATTGGGAGAACCGGAATTGCAACTCCAGTTGCAATTCTTGAACCTGTTCTTATCGCAGGAACAACGGTCTCTAGGGCTTCTCTTTTTAACGAAGATGAAATAAAAAAGAAAGATATAAGGGTTGGAGATGAAGTCTTTGTAGAAAAAGGTGGAGACATAATCCCATATGTGGTCGGGGTTAATAAGCTTGCAAGGAAAGGAACAGAAAGGAAATTCAAATTCCCTGAAAAATGTCCTGAATGTGGAGAAAAATTAATTCGACCCGAAGGAGAAGCTTATTATAGGTGCATAAACATTCAATGCCCAGCTCAAATAAAAAAGAAAATTCTCCATTATGGAAGTAGGGATGGAATGAATATAGAAGGATTAGGAGATGTTCTTGTAGATCAATTGGTAGAAAAAAAATTAGTAAGTAATTTCGCAGATCTCTATCATTTAAAAATTGAAGGGATTGAAAATCTTGAAAGAATGGGAAAGAAATCAGCCCAAAATCTCTTAAATAGCATTGAAGATAGCAAAAATAGACCTTTTGATCGTCTGATATATTCTCTTGGAATTCCATTTGTAGGGACTTATGCGGCAAAACTTTTAACAGAAGCATTTCCAAGTATAGAAAAACTCAAAAACGCTAAAATGGAAGAACTATTAAGAATAAAAGGAATTGGAGAAAACACGGCTTCCTCTGTATTTTCATTCTTTAGAAACGAAAAGAATCTTTCAGTTATCGAGGAATTAAAAAAGGTTGGCGTTAAAATGGAAAGCGAAAAAATAGAAGAAAAAGATCTCCCTCTTAAAGGAAAAATATTTGTCTTTACTGGAGAGTTAAAAAAATACACTCGAAGAGAAGCCGAAGAGATTGTTGAAAAATTAGGAGGGCGAGCAACAAGCTCTGTCTCAAAAAATACTAATTTTGTGGTTGTAGGAGAAAATCCTGGCTCAAAATTCAAAAAAGCCCAAGAATTAGGCGTAAAAACCATTACCGAGGAAGAATTTTTAAAAATAATTCAAAAATAG
- a CDS encoding cell division protein FtsQ/DivIB: protein MGKKKKLKFRLRYILIIGLIYFLYKIGPFSFKIKNAEVSYRGMVSKEKQAEVSGIIKRIELDNLKELKDSLVNLSWIKSVKMEKSLLGKLKINLIPREPIGKIAGQNSTFIDKEGVTFKNADNIENLPIIKIEKRLSKEELARAIKILEFPELSKIKNLEIKKKEIKTELPNFIVLWDTQEFEKEYKILKAILKKKENNLKGTIDLRFKNMAILRR, encoded by the coding sequence TTGGGAAAGAAAAAGAAATTAAAATTTAGGCTCCGCTACATATTGATAATTGGACTTATATATTTCTTATATAAAATTGGACCTTTCTCTTTTAAAATTAAAAATGCAGAAGTTTCTTATAGAGGAATGGTTTCCAAAGAAAAACAAGCGGAGGTGAGCGGAATAATTAAAAGAATAGAGTTGGACAATCTAAAAGAATTAAAAGACTCTCTTGTAAATCTTTCTTGGATTAAATCGGTAAAAATGGAAAAAAGTCTTTTAGGGAAATTAAAAATAAACCTCATCCCAAGAGAACCAATAGGAAAAATTGCAGGGCAAAACAGCACATTCATAGATAAAGAAGGAGTGACTTTTAAAAACGCTGATAATATTGAGAACCTACCAATCATAAAAATAGAAAAAAGACTCTCTAAAGAAGAATTGGCTAGGGCAATTAAAATTCTTGAATTTCCTGAGTTATCAAAAATAAAAAATCTTGAGATAAAAAAGAAAGAAATAAAAACGGAATTACCTAATTTTATAGTCTTATGGGACACCCAGGAATTTGAGAAAGAATACAAAATTCTAAAAGCCATCTTAAAGAAAAAAGAAAATAATCTCAAAGGCACTATTGATTTAAGGTTCAAAAATATGGCAATTTTAAGGAGGTAA
- the murB gene encoding UDP-N-acetylmuramate dehydrogenase: MELKTEGKILMNEPLSSHTSLHLGGKAKYFLFAETTNDIAKAISFAEKKEIPFFIIGKGTNLLFLDEGFSGIVISTLNLERITVIPPKLIAEAGASLSKVINTAKENSLSGIESLWGIPGSIGGAVVMNAGAFGCEIGNFVSSIKVLRKNKEEKIKEIQFGYRSSNLKGEVVLEVELILKEEEKEKIEEKIKEVIKLRKEKQPFIPEGIGTCGSVFKNPLGLSAGELIEKAGLKGTKIGRVRISNDHCNYFLVEPGASSSDFLELVRFVKEKVKNLFKIDLELEVIIIGKEKEIKI; encoded by the coding sequence ATGGAATTAAAAACAGAGGGTAAAATTTTAATGAATGAACCTCTCTCGTCTCACACCTCTCTTCACTTGGGAGGAAAGGCAAAATATTTTTTATTTGCAGAAACCACAAATGATATTGCAAAAGCAATATCATTTGCAGAAAAAAAAGAAATTCCTTTCTTTATAATAGGAAAAGGAACAAATTTGCTTTTCTTAGATGAAGGATTTTCTGGAATTGTTATAAGCACATTAAATTTAGAAAGAATAACTGTTATTCCTCCTAAATTAATAGCCGAGGCTGGAGCCTCTTTATCAAAAGTCATAAATACTGCAAAAGAAAACTCTCTTTCAGGAATTGAATCCCTTTGGGGAATACCAGGAAGCATCGGCGGAGCTGTGGTTATGAATGCAGGAGCTTTCGGATGCGAAATTGGTAATTTTGTTAGTTCTATAAAAGTCCTAAGAAAAAATAAAGAAGAGAAGATCAAGGAAATTCAGTTTGGTTATAGAAGCTCAAACCTTAAAGGAGAAGTTGTCCTGGAGGTTGAGTTAATCTTAAAAGAAGAAGAGAAAGAAAAAATAGAAGAAAAAATTAAAGAAGTAATAAAACTAAGAAAAGAAAAACAACCTTTTATACCAGAAGGAATAGGAACCTGCGGGTCTGTATTTAAAAATCCATTAGGTCTTTCTGCAGGAGAATTAATAGAAAAAGCTGGACTTAAAGGAACGAAAATTGGAAGAGTAAGAATTTCCAATGATCACTGCAATTATTTCCTTGTAGAACCTGGGGCTTCTTCTTCCGACTTTCTTGAGCTTGTAAGATTTGTAAAAGAAAAAGTAAAAAACTTGTTTAAAATCGATTTAGAATTGGAGGTGATTATAATTGGGAAAGAAAAAGAAATTAAAATTTAG
- the ftsZ gene encoding cell division protein FtsZ has product MFKSKAKTYCPVKIRVVGVGGCGGNAVTTMVNSGMEGVDFWAVNTDVHDLNLVPTTDKIQIGKELTKGRGTGGDPELGRKAAEESIEDLQILTEDVDMLFITAGMGGGTGTGAAPVIASLAKEKGILTVGVVTTPFYYESSRIKKAKRGLQELSPIVDTLLVVPNDKLMSMGNTPLSKALSEVSMDVLMKAVKSITGLLFKDAYWTLDFADVKTVMSKRGKALMGIGTGSGENKALEAAQSAINSPLLEDTDISNAKAALVNFTVDKEDFSVKDMKEAMEVIREALDVNDDENEIFIGVVFEENKREAEITLIATGIGEPEKDEIEKIDFKNIFSQKEFDGLGELNKLKENLNIEKKVVEDLDIPTFLRKQID; this is encoded by the coding sequence ATGTTTAAATCAAAAGCAAAAACTTATTGTCCGGTTAAAATTAGAGTTGTTGGAGTTGGAGGATGTGGAGGAAATGCAGTTACAACAATGGTTAACTCAGGAATGGAAGGTGTTGATTTCTGGGCTGTAAATACTGATGTCCATGACTTAAATTTAGTCCCAACAACAGACAAAATCCAAATAGGAAAAGAATTAACGAAAGGTAGAGGCACAGGAGGAGATCCTGAGCTTGGAAGAAAAGCCGCAGAAGAAAGCATTGAAGACCTTCAGATTCTAACAGAAGATGTTGATATGTTATTTATTACTGCTGGAATGGGAGGCGGAACAGGAACAGGAGCTGCCCCTGTAATTGCTTCTTTGGCAAAAGAAAAAGGAATCTTAACAGTAGGAGTTGTAACTACTCCTTTCTATTACGAATCAAGTAGAATAAAGAAAGCTAAAAGAGGTCTCCAGGAACTCAGTCCAATCGTTGATACACTTCTTGTGGTTCCAAACGACAAACTAATGAGTATGGGGAATACTCCCCTTTCAAAAGCTCTAAGCGAAGTTTCTATGGATGTATTAATGAAAGCAGTAAAAAGTATTACAGGACTATTATTTAAAGATGCATATTGGACCTTGGATTTTGCCGACGTGAAAACCGTAATGTCAAAAAGAGGGAAAGCCTTAATGGGAATAGGAACTGGTTCTGGAGAAAACAAAGCCTTAGAAGCCGCCCAAAGTGCAATCAATTCTCCTTTACTTGAAGACACAGATATATCTAATGCAAAAGCAGCTCTTGTTAATTTCACAGTTGACAAAGAAGACTTCTCTGTAAAAGATATGAAAGAAGCAATGGAAGTAATAAGAGAAGCTCTTGATGTAAATGATGATGAAAATGAAATATTCATTGGAGTAGTTTTTGAAGAAAATAAAAGGGAAGCAGAAATAACTTTAATTGCCACTGGTATCGGTGAACCAGAAAAAGACGAAATAGAAAAGATTGACTTTAAAAATATCTTTTCCCAAAAAGAGTTCGATGGCTTAGGGGAATTAAACAAATTAAAAGAAAACTTAAATATTGAGAAAAAGGTTGTGGAAGATCTTGACATTCCAACATTTTTACGTAAACAAATAGATTGA
- the ftsA gene encoding cell division protein FtsA produces the protein MAEENDIVVGLDLGTTKIASVIAEVENGEVNIIGVGKYPSEGLRKGIVINIDKTVQSILKAMREAEMMAGREADGVFTGIAGDHIRNVQGRGVVAVTGPDNEVTPEDVERVLEGAKSMALPIDREVIHVIPTDFILDGQGGIDNPVGMFAQRLEANVVIVTGAVTSAKNICKCVNKAGYEVNDIVLQPLASSYAVLSPEEKESGVILIDIGGGTTDLAVFYNGTLRKTAVIGLGGENITNDIGVGLRCSHPEAERIKTEFATVKELSPEKRKEMISVKGVSGTKEKQVTLDLLQQIVKPRVEEILMLAHRELSSDPIYELLSAGVVLTGGTAKLEGITELAEDIFGLPVRVGVPSEGLVGLRDAVADPAFATSVGLIKYALENADKKLKKLQGKNMFDSILKRMNQWFEEFF, from the coding sequence TTGGCAGAAGAAAATGATATCGTTGTAGGTCTTGATCTTGGAACAACCAAAATTGCTTCTGTAATTGCAGAAGTAGAAAATGGAGAGGTAAATATTATAGGTGTAGGTAAATACCCATCAGAAGGACTCAGGAAAGGAATTGTTATAAACATAGATAAAACTGTCCAATCAATACTTAAAGCAATGAGAGAAGCAGAAATGATGGCAGGAAGAGAAGCAGATGGAGTTTTTACAGGAATTGCAGGCGACCATATAAGAAATGTCCAAGGTAGAGGAGTTGTAGCGGTAACCGGTCCAGATAATGAGGTAACCCCTGAAGATGTGGAAAGGGTCTTAGAAGGAGCAAAATCAATGGCCTTACCCATCGATAGAGAAGTAATCCATGTAATCCCTACGGACTTCATATTAGATGGCCAAGGAGGGATAGATAATCCAGTGGGTATGTTTGCCCAAAGATTAGAAGCAAATGTTGTAATAGTAACAGGGGCAGTAACTTCTGCCAAAAACATCTGCAAATGTGTGAATAAAGCAGGTTATGAGGTAAATGATATTGTACTTCAACCCCTTGCTTCTTCTTATGCTGTTTTATCTCCAGAAGAAAAAGAAAGTGGAGTTATCCTCATTGATATTGGAGGGGGAACAACAGATTTAGCGGTTTTTTATAACGGAACTTTAAGAAAAACTGCGGTGATTGGCTTAGGTGGAGAAAATATTACAAACGACATTGGAGTGGGTCTAAGATGTTCCCATCCAGAAGCAGAAAGAATAAAGACCGAATTTGCAACAGTTAAAGAACTTTCTCCAGAAAAAAGAAAAGAAATGATCTCTGTAAAAGGAGTTTCTGGAACTAAAGAAAAACAAGTAACCCTCGACCTCCTCCAGCAAATTGTAAAGCCAAGAGTAGAAGAAATCCTAATGTTAGCCCATAGAGAATTGAGTAGTGATCCTATATACGAATTACTTTCTGCAGGTGTTGTCTTAACAGGGGGGACTGCAAAACTTGAAGGAATTACAGAACTGGCAGAAGATATATTTGGATTACCTGTCAGAGTTGGAGTGCCTTCTGAGGGTCTTGTTGGACTTCGTGATGCTGTCGCAGATCCTGCTTTTGCAACATCAGTTGGTCTTATAAAATATGCCTTAGAAAATGCAGATAAGAAATTAAAAAAACTCCAAGGGAAAAATATGTTTGATTCAATCTTAAAAAGAATGAATCAATGGTTTGAAGAATTCTTTTAA
- a CDS encoding PilC/PilY family type IV pilus protein produces MKKIFVILTLLCFVPKLGSHLQDEKFFSQFVAPYVMIILDSSGSMTENMAGELCDGDGTVGGANTIDGHYIENPFYGRSPGKPRWQIRTWPRRDSTLIEDPDRYGDKSRLYIVKKAICQVLDEIGGDVRWGLATFYQQKNPEAHWTVNFYKGYYGHRDNQYVTPELQWNGAKTTYANEQFMLRVTISEAKGENESHINNIKKFMDSKVNSYEDQNEVRGSCWTPIAPALRGARYWYANEIKNLNSEEKWCRKYYVILLTDGEPTVGILQTDYGKKGDKAGLSGTDGSSPQWMKDQCYWEAESLRNTLVPAHGGHPATTFDIKTFVIGIGIATQTLDNIAIRGGTKHYYYAGSPEEVVKALRDILAQIIEEAHSFAAGEVTSIEEEFISTKYETRLYLASFYPSSGPFWEGHFRAIKLDSLSSINFDSIPSRFVVWNAGDLLRKRDPSTRNIYGIKNGSMIPFTASYITPADLGVFSTASRDTIINLVRGGSPTSTTTSYLGDIFHSSPLRIGTPNFFYHDDDFYKYRELMSKSRSAVIYAGSNTGMLHAFSDSTGEELFAVIPENLLPDLKTLKDSHRFYVDAEPMAADVWFPSSYDDDFKDATEWRTVLVASQGEGGRGMTFLDVTNPSSPSHLFSFYPALMDGNILGFTTSVPVIHKVKREILGDTVERFFAFFGGGEWPDSLNGKPLFNRYDPLSSDSLRGNVIVAVDVYDAATRGLSYGNNYWYIPPAPGDENKMLYPFAAAGSMINLNPKMDNCYDLLYIPDLAGQLWKVDVRSPDVSSWKARCIFKPPIPTKKADDTPSKVPSQPAFFHPIIHRDAIGFLWIFYGTGDRAKVFRKGVSNRFYAIIDSLGIGESYPLTEGDLKKVSPGGSFDVFKDFPGKKGWYILYDDYGRVDEKTVAAPIMFLDTLNFVTFSPSTTNDPCNPSGGLATEYSIHFRSGTGRMRNIGTGIPQSPKYHIGIDGEVIKIGQTSDSLWIERGRGVGALKRILRWKER; encoded by the coding sequence ATGAAGAAGATATTTGTTATTTTAACTTTATTGTGTTTTGTGCCAAAGCTTGGCAGTCATCTACAGGATGAAAAATTTTTCTCTCAATTTGTGGCTCCTTATGTTATGATAATTTTAGACTCTTCCGGCAGTATGACTGAGAATATGGCAGGTGAACTTTGTGACGGTGATGGAACGGTTGGGGGAGCGAACACTATAGATGGTCATTATATTGAAAATCCGTTTTACGGAAGATCTCCGGGTAAACCAAGATGGCAAATTAGAACGTGGCCTAGGAGAGATTCTACTCTTATAGAGGATCCTGATCGTTATGGAGACAAGTCAAGACTATATATAGTTAAGAAGGCAATTTGTCAAGTTTTGGATGAGATCGGAGGTGATGTCCGGTGGGGTCTTGCAACATTTTATCAGCAGAAGAATCCAGAGGCTCACTGGACTGTGAATTTTTATAAAGGTTATTACGGTCATAGAGATAATCAATATGTAACGCCTGAGCTGCAATGGAATGGTGCTAAAACCACTTACGCAAATGAGCAGTTTATGTTAAGAGTAACCATTTCTGAAGCAAAGGGTGAAAACGAATCTCATATAAACAATATAAAAAAATTTATGGATAGTAAAGTAAATAGCTACGAAGACCAAAATGAAGTGAGGGGTTCCTGCTGGACTCCTATAGCTCCGGCTCTCCGTGGTGCGAGATACTGGTATGCAAATGAAATCAAAAATCTGAATAGTGAAGAAAAATGGTGTAGAAAATATTATGTTATCCTTCTAACGGATGGAGAACCTACAGTCGGTATATTGCAGACAGATTATGGGAAGAAAGGTGATAAGGCAGGATTAAGTGGAACGGACGGAAGTAGCCCTCAATGGATGAAAGACCAGTGTTACTGGGAAGCCGAGTCCCTCCGTAATACTTTAGTTCCTGCGCATGGAGGACATCCTGCTACAACTTTTGATATTAAGACCTTCGTTATAGGAATTGGAATTGCAACTCAGACCCTTGATAATATCGCCATAAGAGGGGGAACTAAGCATTATTATTATGCTGGTTCTCCTGAAGAGGTTGTTAAGGCATTAAGAGATATTTTGGCTCAGATTATCGAAGAAGCGCATTCATTCGCAGCTGGAGAAGTTACAAGCATTGAAGAGGAGTTTATCTCTACTAAATATGAAACAAGGTTATATCTTGCTTCTTTTTATCCGAGTTCGGGGCCATTCTGGGAGGGACATTTTAGGGCAATAAAACTTGATTCTTTGAGCTCAATTAATTTTGATTCTATTCCTTCAAGGTTTGTTGTTTGGAACGCAGGAGATTTACTTAGAAAAAGGGATCCTTCTACAAGAAATATATATGGAATAAAAAATGGGAGTATGATTCCATTTACTGCTTCATATATCACTCCGGCAGACCTTGGTGTTTTTTCAACTGCAAGTAGGGATACAATAATAAATCTTGTTAGAGGAGGTTCTCCTACTTCTACTACTACTTCCTATCTGGGGGATATCTTCCATTCTTCTCCTCTTAGAATTGGAACTCCTAATTTCTTTTATCATGATGATGATTTTTATAAATATAGAGAATTAATGAGTAAATCAAGGTCTGCTGTTATTTATGCTGGAAGTAATACTGGGATGTTGCATGCCTTTTCTGATTCTACAGGAGAGGAACTATTTGCTGTTATTCCTGAGAATTTACTCCCTGATTTGAAGACTTTAAAAGATTCTCATAGATTTTATGTAGATGCAGAGCCAATGGCAGCGGACGTCTGGTTTCCTTCCAGTTATGATGACGATTTTAAAGATGCAACAGAGTGGAGAACAGTTCTTGTGGCTTCTCAGGGTGAAGGTGGTAGAGGAATGACTTTTCTTGATGTCACAAATCCAAGCTCACCTTCCCATCTATTTAGTTTTTATCCTGCTTTAATGGATGGAAATATTTTAGGATTTACAACTTCTGTCCCTGTAATACATAAGGTGAAGAGAGAAATTTTAGGAGATACTGTTGAGAGATTTTTTGCTTTCTTTGGAGGAGGGGAATGGCCAGATTCCTTGAATGGGAAACCTTTGTTTAATAGATATGATCCTCTTTCTTCTGATTCTCTAAGAGGAAATGTTATTGTTGCAGTTGATGTTTATGATGCTGCTACTAGAGGTCTTTCTTATGGGAATAATTATTGGTATATACCTCCTGCACCTGGAGACGAGAACAAGATGTTATATCCTTTTGCTGCAGCAGGAAGTATGATAAATTTGAATCCGAAAATGGATAATTGCTATGATTTGTTATATATTCCGGATCTTGCAGGACAACTGTGGAAAGTTGATGTTCGTTCTCCTGATGTTTCAAGTTGGAAAGCAAGATGTATCTTTAAGCCTCCAATACCAACTAAGAAAGCAGATGATACTCCTTCCAAAGTTCCTTCTCAACCTGCCTTCTTCCATCCAATAATTCATAGAGATGCTATTGGTTTCCTCTGGATATTTTATGGAACTGGAGATAGGGCTAAGGTATTTAGGAAAGGTGTTTCAAATAGATTCTATGCTATAATAGATAGTTTGGGAATAGGGGAAAGCTATCCCTTGACAGAAGGGGATCTCAAGAAGGTTTCTCCAGGTGGTTCTTTTGATGTATTTAAAGATTTTCCAGGAAAGAAAGGTTGGTATATCTTATATGATGATTATGGAAGAGTTGATGAAAAGACAGTGGCTGCTCCTATTATGTTTTTAGACACCCTTAATTTTGTAACTTTCTCTCCAAGTACAACAAATGATCCTTGCAATCCTTCTGGTGGTTTGGCAACAGAATATTCTATTCATTTTAGAAGTGGAACCGGAAGGATGAGAAATATTGGAACTGGGATTCCACAATCTCCAAAGTATCATATTGGTATTGATGGAGAGGTAATTAAGATTGGACAGACTTCTGATTCTCTATGGATTGAGAGAGGAAGAGGAGTTGGAGCTCTTAAGAGGATTTTGAGATGGAAAGAAAGATAA
- the murC gene encoding UDP-N-acetylmuramate--L-alanine ligase, protein MFGKFKKIHFVGIGGMGMSGIAELLHNMGFIITGSDIRESENVKRLKALGIKIYIPHHKDNIGKADVVVYSSAIPKDNVELQEARERKIPISRRAEMLAELMRIKFSIAVAGTHGKSTTTALIASILKESNLDPTIIVGGILRSTGNTAKLGESNYLVAEADESDRSFLKLFPTIAVITNIDAEHLDVYRDLDDIKDAFCKFANSVPFYGSVHLSMDDPSSISIRTEIERKVVTFGLSPNADVRALNIRREGFIHYFDIVTNGEKIENVKINLPGAHNVINAIAACSVARELGIDGENIKRGITSCTGIARRFEKLGFEKGILVIDDYAHHPREIEATLSGARAGWNGRIIAVFQPHLYSRTILLKKEFGKAFFQADKVIITDIYPSREEPIPGITGEIIKEQCKNFGHKDVEYIEKKEEIPEFLIPQLKEGDMVILLGAGNIYEIGKEILNGIKNRG, encoded by the coding sequence ATGTTTGGAAAATTTAAAAAAATTCACTTTGTTGGAATTGGTGGGATGGGAATGAGCGGAATCGCAGAACTCCTCCACAATATGGGTTTTATCATAACAGGAAGTGATATTAGAGAGTCTGAAAATGTAAAAAGACTAAAAGCTTTAGGAATAAAAATCTACATTCCCCATCACAAAGACAATATTGGAAAGGCGGATGTTGTTGTATATTCCTCTGCAATCCCTAAGGACAATGTGGAACTTCAAGAAGCAAGAGAAAGAAAGATACCCATAAGTAGAAGAGCTGAAATGTTAGCAGAGTTGATGAGAATAAAATTCTCTATAGCAGTTGCAGGAACTCATGGAAAATCAACAACAACGGCTCTTATCGCTTCAATTTTAAAAGAAAGCAATCTTGACCCTACTATAATTGTTGGAGGAATTTTAAGAAGCACAGGCAATACTGCAAAATTAGGGGAAAGTAACTATCTTGTGGCTGAAGCAGATGAAAGTGATCGTTCTTTCTTAAAATTATTTCCAACAATAGCAGTTATTACAAATATTGATGCAGAACATCTCGATGTTTATAGAGATCTTGATGATATTAAAGATGCATTTTGCAAATTTGCCAATTCTGTTCCATTTTATGGTTCTGTGCATCTTTCAATGGATGATCCTTCTTCTATATCCATAAGAACAGAAATTGAAAGAAAAGTTGTAACCTTTGGACTTTCTCCAAATGCAGATGTTAGAGCTTTGAATATAAGAAGAGAGGGATTCATCCATTACTTTGATATTGTTACAAACGGAGAGAAGATAGAAAATGTCAAGATAAACTTACCTGGTGCGCACAATGTAATAAATGCAATAGCTGCTTGTTCTGTCGCAAGAGAACTAGGAATTGATGGAGAGAACATAAAAAGGGGAATTACTAGCTGCACTGGTATAGCAAGAAGATTTGAAAAATTAGGTTTTGAAAAGGGAATCCTTGTAATAGACGATTATGCTCATCATCCAAGAGAAATCGAAGCAACTCTTTCTGGAGCGAGAGCGGGATGGAATGGAAGAATAATAGCTGTTTTCCAACCTCATTTGTATTCAAGAACAATACTCTTAAAAAAAGAATTCGGGAAAGCTTTCTTCCAAGCTGATAAAGTAATAATTACAGATATTTACCCCTCAAGAGAAGAACCAATTCCAGGAATCACTGGAGAAATAATAAAAGAACAATGTAAAAATTTTGGGCATAAAGATGTAGAATACATAGAAAAAAAAGAAGAAATTCCAGAATTCTTAATACCTCAACTAAAAGAAGGAGATATGGTAATCCTACTTGGAGCAGGAAATATTTATGAGATTGGAAAAGAGATCCTTAATGGAATTAAAAACAGAGGGTAA